A portion of the Kineosporia corallincola genome contains these proteins:
- a CDS encoding DNA-directed RNA polymerase subunit beta' gives MLDVNFFDELRIGLATAEDIRQWSHGEVKKPETINYRTLKPEKDGLFCEKIFGPTRDWECYCGKYKRVRFKGIICERCGVEVTRAKVRRERMGHIELAAPVTHIWYFKGVPSRLGYLLDLAPKDLEKVIYFAAYMITWVDDENRHRDLPSMEANIEVEKKEIENRRDADVEARAKRLEGDLAELEAEGAKGDVRRKVKESAEREMSQLRKRADAEIDRIQQVWDRFKNLKVQDLEGDEILYREMRDRFGMYFEGGMGAAAIQKRLESFDLDAEAENLREAIATGKGQRKTRALKRLKVVSAFLTTRNSPLGMVLDCVPVIPPDLRPMVQLDGGRFATSDLNDLYRRVINRNNRLKRLLDLGAPEIIVNNEKRMLQEAVDALFDNGRRGRPVTGPGNRPLKSLSDMLKGKQGRFRQNLLGKRVDYSGRSVIVVGPQLKLHQCGLPKQMALELFKPFVMKRLVDLNHAQNIKSAKRMVERARPVVWDVLEEVISEHPVLLNRAPTLHRLGIQAFEPQLVEGKAVQIHPLVCSAFNADFDGDQMAVHLPLSAEAQAEARILMLSSNNILKPADGRPVTMPTQDMIIGLYHLTLDNDESPVGEGRSFSSVSEALMAFDAGQLHLQAKIKLRFEDVVPPRGWTAPEEWTPGDPVILETSLGRALFNQTLPPDYAFVDHIVGKKELSAIVNDLAERYPKVAVAATLDALKAAGFHWATRSGVTVSISDVVTPPAKAEILDEHETRAAKVQSQYLRGLITDEERRQELIEIWTQATNRVAKAMEDNLPRTNSIFKMVSSGARGNWMQMRQIAGMRGLVANPKGEIIPRPIKANFREGLSVVEFFISTHGARKGLADTALRTADSGYLTRRLVDVSQDVIIREEDCGTERGLMMPIATTNADGSIRAHDSVENSVYARSLAQDVVVDGETVLAANTDLGDPSIELLLSKGVSEVKVRSVLTCESKVGTCARCYGRSLAAGHLVDIGEAVGIIAAQSIGEPGTQLTMRTFHTGGVAGEDITHGLPRVQELFEARTPKGVAPISEAAGRVRIDDTDRSRKLVVIPDDGSEEVAYPVSKRSRLLVEDGTHVEVGQKLIMGAIDPKQVLRILGPRAVQVHLVDEVQNVYRSQGVGIHDKHIEVIVRQMLKRVTIIESGDAELLPGELVERSRFETENRRVVAENGQPASARPDLMGITKASLATDSWLSAASFQETTRVLTNAAMEGRSDPLLGLKENVILGKLIPAGTGLPRYRNVRVEPTEEAKAAMYAMPGYEEVDYGHFGVGTGQAVPLEEFDLGRYDR, from the coding sequence TTGCTGGACGTCAACTTCTTCGACGAACTGCGTATCGGCCTGGCCACCGCCGAGGACATCCGGCAGTGGTCGCACGGCGAGGTGAAGAAGCCGGAGACCATCAACTACCGCACCCTGAAGCCGGAGAAGGACGGGCTCTTCTGCGAGAAGATCTTCGGCCCCACCCGGGACTGGGAGTGCTACTGCGGTAAGTACAAGCGCGTTCGCTTCAAGGGCATCATCTGCGAGCGCTGTGGCGTCGAGGTCACTCGCGCCAAGGTGCGCCGTGAGCGCATGGGGCACATCGAGCTGGCCGCTCCCGTGACCCACATCTGGTACTTCAAGGGTGTGCCGAGCCGTCTCGGCTACCTGCTCGACCTGGCGCCGAAGGACCTCGAGAAGGTCATCTACTTCGCCGCTTACATGATCACCTGGGTGGATGACGAGAACCGTCACCGCGACCTCCCGTCGATGGAAGCCAACATCGAGGTGGAGAAGAAGGAGATCGAGAACCGGCGGGACGCCGACGTCGAGGCGCGCGCGAAGCGCCTCGAGGGCGACCTGGCCGAGCTCGAGGCCGAGGGCGCGAAGGGTGACGTGCGCCGCAAGGTCAAGGAGTCGGCGGAGCGCGAGATGTCGCAGCTGCGCAAGCGCGCCGACGCCGAGATCGACCGCATCCAGCAGGTCTGGGACCGCTTCAAGAACCTGAAGGTCCAGGACCTCGAGGGTGACGAGATCCTGTACCGCGAGATGCGTGACCGGTTCGGCATGTACTTCGAGGGTGGGATGGGCGCCGCCGCGATCCAGAAGCGGCTGGAGTCCTTCGACCTGGACGCCGAGGCGGAGAACCTGCGCGAGGCGATCGCCACCGGCAAGGGCCAGCGCAAGACCCGCGCCCTGAAGCGGCTCAAGGTGGTCTCCGCGTTCCTGACCACCCGCAACTCGCCGCTCGGCATGGTGCTCGACTGCGTCCCGGTGATCCCGCCGGACCTGCGCCCGATGGTCCAGCTCGACGGTGGCCGGTTCGCCACCTCCGACCTGAACGACCTGTACCGCCGCGTGATCAACCGGAACAACCGGCTCAAGCGTCTGCTCGACCTGGGCGCCCCGGAGATCATCGTCAACAACGAGAAGCGGATGCTTCAGGAGGCCGTCGACGCGCTGTTCGACAACGGCCGCCGCGGCCGGCCGGTCACCGGCCCGGGTAACCGCCCGCTGAAGTCGCTGTCCGACATGCTCAAGGGCAAGCAGGGTCGTTTCCGTCAGAACCTGCTCGGCAAGCGCGTCGACTACTCCGGCCGTTCGGTCATCGTGGTCGGCCCGCAGCTGAAGCTGCACCAGTGCGGTCTGCCCAAGCAGATGGCCCTGGAGCTGTTCAAGCCGTTCGTGATGAAGCGCCTGGTCGACCTGAACCACGCGCAGAACATCAAGTCGGCCAAGCGCATGGTCGAGCGGGCCCGCCCGGTCGTGTGGGACGTGCTCGAAGAGGTCATCTCCGAGCACCCCGTGCTGCTGAACCGCGCGCCCACCCTGCACCGTCTGGGTATCCAGGCGTTCGAGCCGCAGCTGGTCGAGGGCAAGGCCGTCCAGATCCACCCGCTGGTCTGCTCGGCCTTCAACGCCGACTTCGACGGCGACCAGATGGCGGTGCACCTGCCGCTGTCCGCCGAGGCGCAGGCCGAGGCCCGCATCCTCATGCTGTCGAGCAACAACATCCTGAAGCCGGCCGACGGCCGTCCGGTGACCATGCCCACCCAGGACATGATCATCGGTCTGTACCACCTGACTCTCGACAACGACGAGAGCCCGGTCGGCGAGGGCCGTTCGTTCAGCTCGGTGTCCGAGGCCCTGATGGCCTTCGACGCCGGTCAGCTGCACCTCCAGGCGAAGATCAAGCTGCGCTTCGAAGACGTCGTCCCGCCGCGTGGCTGGACCGCGCCGGAGGAGTGGACGCCGGGCGACCCGGTGATCCTCGAGACCAGCCTGGGCCGGGCGCTGTTCAACCAGACGCTGCCGCCGGACTACGCGTTCGTCGACCACATCGTGGGCAAGAAGGAGCTCTCGGCGATCGTCAACGATCTCGCCGAGCGTTACCCGAAGGTCGCCGTGGCCGCGACGCTGGACGCCCTCAAGGCGGCCGGTTTCCACTGGGCCACCCGGTCCGGTGTGACGGTGTCGATCTCCGACGTGGTCACCCCGCCGGCCAAGGCCGAGATCCTCGACGAGCACGAGACCCGTGCCGCCAAGGTGCAGTCGCAGTACCTGCGCGGTCTGATTACCGACGAGGAGCGCCGTCAGGAGCTCATCGAGATCTGGACCCAGGCCACCAACCGGGTCGCCAAGGCGATGGAGGACAACCTCCCGCGCACGAACTCCATCTTCAAGATGGTGTCGTCGGGTGCCCGTGGTAACTGGATGCAGATGCGCCAGATCGCCGGTATGCGAGGCCTGGTGGCCAACCCCAAGGGTGAGATCATCCCGCGGCCGATCAAGGCGAACTTCCGCGAGGGTCTGTCCGTGGTCGAGTTCTTCATCTCGACCCACGGTGCCCGTAAGGGTCTGGCCGACACCGCCCTGCGTACCGCCGACTCGGGTTACCTGACCCGTCGTCTGGTGGACGTCTCGCAGGACGTGATCATCCGCGAGGAAGACTGCGGCACCGAGCGCGGTCTGATGATGCCGATCGCGACCACCAACGCGGACGGCTCCATCCGGGCCCACGACTCGGTCGAGAACAGCGTCTACGCGCGCTCTCTCGCCCAGGACGTGGTGGTGGACGGCGAGACCGTGCTGGCCGCCAACACCGACCTCGGCGACCCGAGCATCGAGCTGCTGCTGTCGAAGGGCGTCTCCGAGGTCAAGGTGCGCTCCGTGCTCACCTGCGAGTCCAAGGTCGGCACCTGCGCCCGCTGCTACGGCCGGTCGCTGGCCGCCGGTCACCTCGTGGACATCGGCGAGGCCGTCGGCATCATCGCGGCCCAGTCCATCGGTGAGCCGGGTACCCAGCTGACGATGCGTACCTTCCACACCGGTGGTGTCGCGGGTGAGGACATCACCCACGGTCTGCCCCGTGTGCAGGAGCTCTTCGAGGCCCGTACCCCGAAGGGTGTGGCCCCGATCTCCGAGGCCGCCGGCCGGGTGCGGATCGACGACACGGACCGCTCGCGCAAGCTCGTGGTGATCCCGGACGACGGCTCCGAAGAGGTGGCGTACCCGGTCTCCAAGCGGTCCCGCCTCCTGGTCGAAGACGGTACGCACGTCGAGGTCGGCCAGAAGCTGATCATGGGTGCGATCGACCCCAAGCAGGTGCTGCGCATCCTCGGGCCGCGTGCGGTCCAGGTGCACCTGGTGGACGAGGTGCAGAACGTGTACCGCAGCCAGGGTGTGGGTATCCACGACAAGCACATCGAGGTGATCGTCCGCCAGATGCTGAAGCGGGTGACCATCATCGAGTCCGGCGACGCCGAGCTGCTGCCCGGTGAGCTGGTCGAGCGGTCCCGGTTCGAGACCGAGAACCGCCGGGTCGTCGCCGAGAACGGCCAGCCGGCCTCGGCCCGTCCCGACCTGATGGGTATCACCAAGGCGTCCCTGGCGACCGACTCGTGGCTGTCGGCGGCCTCCTTCCAGGAGACCACCCGCGTCCTCACGAACGCCGCCATGGAGGGCCGCAGCGACCCGCTGCTGGGCCTCAAGGAGAACGTCATCCTCGGTAAGCTCATCCCGGCGGGTACGGGTCTGCCCCGCTACCGCAACGTGCGGGTCGAGCCGACCGAAGAGGCGAAGGCCGCCATGTACGCGATGCCCGGCTACGAAGAGGTCGACTACGGCCACTTCGGCGTCGGCACCGGTCAGGCGGTCCCGCTGGAGGAGTTCGACCTCGGCCGCTACGACCGCTGA
- the rpsL gene encoding 30S ribosomal protein S12 — protein sequence MPTIQQLVRKGRQDKVSKTKTPALKGSPQRRGVCTRVYTTTPKKPNSALRKVARVKLTSQIEVTAYIPGVGHNLQEHSIVLVRGGRVKDLPGVRYKIIRGSLDTQGVKNRKQARSRYGAKKEKS from the coding sequence GTGCCCACGATCCAGCAGCTGGTCCGAAAGGGCCGGCAGGACAAGGTCAGCAAGACCAAGACCCCTGCTCTCAAGGGCAGCCCCCAGCGCCGTGGTGTGTGCACGCGTGTGTACACCACCACGCCGAAGAAGCCGAACTCCGCTCTGCGTAAGGTCGCTCGTGTGAAGCTGACCTCCCAGATCGAGGTCACGGCGTACATCCCGGGTGTCGGCCACAACCTCCAGGAGCACTCGATCGTGCTCGTGCGTGGCGGTCGTGTGAAGGACCTCCCCGGCGTCCGCTACAAGATCATTCGCGGTTCGCTCGACACCCAGGGTGTGAAGAACCGTAAGCAGGCTCGTAGCCGTTACGGCGCGAAGAAGGAGAAGAGCTAA
- the rpsG gene encoding 30S ribosomal protein S7 — protein sequence MPRKGPAPKRPLVIDPVYGSPLVTQLVNKILLDGKKSTAERIVYEALEGCRDKTGNDPVITLKRALDNVKPSLEVRSRRVGGATYQVPVEVKAGRSTTLALRWLVSYSRARREKTMTDRLMNEILDASNGLGAAVKRREDTHKMAESNRAFAHYRW from the coding sequence ATGCCCCGCAAGGGCCCGGCCCCCAAGCGGCCGCTCGTCATCGACCCCGTTTACGGCTCGCCGCTGGTCACGCAGCTGGTGAACAAGATCCTGCTGGACGGCAAGAAGTCCACCGCCGAGCGGATCGTCTACGAAGCGCTTGAGGGCTGCCGCGACAAGACCGGTAACGACCCGGTCATCACGCTGAAGCGCGCGCTGGACAACGTGAAGCCGAGCCTCGAGGTCCGCAGCCGCCGCGTCGGTGGCGCGACCTACCAGGTCCCGGTCGAGGTCAAGGCCGGCCGTTCCACCACGCTGGCCCTGCGCTGGCTCGTCAGCTACTCCCGGGCCCGCCGGGAAAAGACGATGACGGACCGCCTCATGAACGAGATCCTGGACGCGAGCAACGGGCTCGGTGCAGCGGTCAAGCGCCGTGAGGACACGCACAAGATGGCCGAGTCGAACCGCGCGTTCGCTCACTACCGCTGGTAA
- the rpoB gene encoding DNA-directed RNA polymerase subunit beta produces the protein MAASRTASSGSTTPSGRISFAKIHEPLEVPNLLALQTEAFDWLLGNDKWQGRVQAAIDGGNQAVPTTSGLEEIFEEISPIEDFSGSMSLSFRDHRFEPPKYSIDECKERDMTYSAPLFVTAEFMNTTTGEIKSQTVFMGDFPLMTERGTFVINGTERVVVSQLVRSPGVYFERAIDKTSDKDIYTAKVIPSRGAWLEFEIDKRDMVGVRIDRKRKQSVTVLLKALGWSEAQILEEFGEVDSIRQTLEKDHTASTDEALLDIYRKLRPGEPPTREAAQTLLENLYFNPKRYDLAKVGRYKINKKLGESLPLTDSVLTVDDIIAAIRFLVTLHAGGNSMPGTKNGEPIDLVVEVDDIDHFGNRRLRTVGELIQNQVRTGLSRMERVVRERMTTQDVEAITPQTLINIRPVVASIKEFFGTSQLSQFMDQNNPLAGLTHKRRLSALGPGGLSRERAGFEVRDVHTSHYGRMCPIETPEGPNIGLIGSLATYARINPFGFVETPYRKAENGVVLDEIDYLTADEEDHVVVAQANAPLTDDNRFAEANVLARSKDGEAELVPAGDVDYMDVSARQMVSVATALIPFLEHDDANRALMGSNMQRQAVPLVKSEAPLVGTGMEFRAAVDAGDVVVAHTAGVVTEVSAEAVTTMNDDGSHTTYKIAKFRRSNQGTSYNQRVLVDEGARLEVGSVIADGPATDMGEMALGKNLLVAFMSWEGHNYEDAIILSQRLVQDDVLSSIHIEEHEVDARDTKLGPEEITRDIPNVAEEVLADLDERGIIRIGAEVVPGDILVGKVTPKGETELTPEERLLRAIFGEKAREVRDTSLKVPHGESGTVIGVKVFDREDGDELPPGVNQLVRVYVAQKRKITDGDKLAGRHGNKGVISKILPVEDMPFLEDGTPVDIVLNPLGVPSRMNVGQVLETHLGWVASRGWEIEGEPEWAKLITEDRRQAPPNTLVASPVFDGVREEEIIGLLDSTRKTRDGVRLIDGSGKATIFDGRTGEKLPMPVSVGYMYILKLHHLVDDKIHARSTGPYSMITQQPLGGKAQFGGQRFGEMEVWALEAYGASYALQELLTIKSDDVVGRVKVYEAIVKGENIPEPGIPESFKVLIKEMQSLCLNVEVLSSDGTSIEMRDSDEDVFRAAEELGIDLSRREPSSVEEV, from the coding sequence TTGGCTGCCTCGCGCACCGCGTCCAGTGGCTCGACTACCCCGTCCGGCCGTATCTCCTTCGCCAAGATCCATGAACCGCTTGAGGTTCCGAACCTCCTGGCATTGCAGACCGAGGCCTTCGACTGGCTCCTCGGCAACGACAAGTGGCAGGGCCGTGTGCAGGCTGCCATCGACGGAGGCAACCAAGCAGTCCCGACCACCTCCGGTCTGGAGGAGATCTTCGAGGAGATCTCCCCGATCGAGGACTTCTCCGGATCGATGAGCCTGTCGTTCCGCGATCACCGCTTCGAACCGCCCAAGTACTCGATCGACGAGTGCAAGGAGCGGGACATGACGTACTCGGCCCCGCTCTTCGTGACGGCCGAGTTCATGAACACCACCACCGGCGAGATCAAGAGCCAGACGGTGTTCATGGGTGACTTCCCGCTGATGACCGAGCGCGGCACCTTCGTGATCAACGGCACCGAGCGTGTCGTCGTCTCGCAGCTGGTCCGTTCCCCGGGCGTGTACTTCGAGCGGGCCATCGACAAGACGTCCGACAAGGACATCTACACCGCCAAGGTGATCCCGTCGCGCGGTGCGTGGCTGGAGTTCGAGATCGACAAGCGCGACATGGTCGGTGTGCGTATCGACCGTAAGCGCAAGCAGTCCGTCACCGTGCTGCTCAAGGCGCTGGGCTGGTCCGAGGCGCAGATCCTCGAGGAGTTCGGCGAGGTCGACTCGATCCGCCAGACCCTGGAGAAGGACCACACCGCCAGCACCGACGAGGCGCTGCTCGACATCTACCGCAAGCTGCGCCCGGGCGAGCCGCCGACCCGTGAGGCCGCGCAGACGCTTCTGGAGAACCTGTACTTCAACCCGAAGCGTTACGACCTCGCCAAGGTCGGCCGGTACAAGATCAACAAGAAGCTGGGCGAGAGCCTGCCGCTGACCGACAGCGTGCTGACGGTCGACGACATCATCGCGGCCATCCGCTTCCTGGTGACGCTGCACGCCGGCGGCAACAGCATGCCCGGCACCAAGAACGGCGAGCCGATCGACCTGGTGGTCGAGGTCGACGACATCGACCACTTCGGCAACCGTCGTCTGCGCACCGTCGGCGAGCTCATCCAGAACCAGGTCCGCACCGGCCTGTCCCGGATGGAGCGCGTCGTCCGTGAGCGGATGACGACCCAGGACGTCGAGGCGATCACCCCGCAGACGCTGATCAACATCCGCCCCGTGGTGGCGTCGATCAAGGAGTTCTTCGGAACGTCCCAGCTGTCGCAGTTCATGGACCAGAACAACCCGCTGGCGGGTCTGACCCACAAGCGCCGCCTGTCTGCGCTGGGCCCGGGTGGTCTGTCCCGTGAGCGCGCCGGCTTCGAGGTGCGTGACGTCCACACCTCGCACTACGGCCGGATGTGCCCGATCGAGACCCCGGAAGGCCCGAACATCGGCCTGATCGGCTCGCTCGCCACCTACGCGCGCATCAACCCGTTCGGCTTCGTCGAGACGCCCTACCGCAAGGCCGAGAACGGCGTTGTGCTGGACGAGATCGACTACCTGACGGCCGACGAGGAAGACCACGTCGTCGTCGCCCAGGCGAACGCGCCGCTGACCGACGACAACCGGTTCGCCGAGGCGAACGTGCTGGCCCGGTCGAAGGACGGCGAGGCTGAGCTGGTGCCCGCCGGTGACGTCGACTACATGGACGTCTCGGCCCGGCAGATGGTGTCCGTCGCCACCGCGCTGATCCCGTTCCTCGAGCACGACGACGCCAACCGCGCGCTGATGGGCTCCAACATGCAGCGCCAGGCGGTGCCGCTGGTGAAGTCCGAGGCGCCGCTGGTCGGTACCGGCATGGAGTTCCGTGCCGCCGTCGACGCCGGTGACGTGGTCGTCGCCCACACCGCCGGTGTGGTCACCGAGGTGTCGGCGGAGGCCGTCACCACGATGAACGACGACGGCTCGCACACCACGTACAAGATCGCCAAGTTCCGCCGCTCCAACCAGGGCACGTCGTACAACCAGCGGGTGCTGGTCGACGAGGGCGCGCGCCTGGAGGTGGGCTCGGTCATCGCCGACGGTCCCGCCACCGACATGGGCGAGATGGCGCTGGGCAAGAACCTGCTGGTCGCGTTCATGTCCTGGGAAGGGCACAACTACGAGGACGCGATCATCCTGTCGCAGCGCCTCGTGCAGGACGACGTCCTGTCCTCGATCCACATCGAGGAGCACGAGGTCGACGCCCGGGACACCAAGCTCGGCCCGGAGGAGATCACCCGCGACATCCCGAACGTCGCCGAGGAGGTCCTCGCCGACCTCGACGAGCGCGGCATCATCCGGATCGGTGCCGAGGTCGTCCCCGGCGACATCCTGGTCGGCAAGGTCACGCCCAAGGGTGAGACCGAGCTGACCCCGGAAGAGCGTCTGCTGCGCGCCATCTTCGGTGAGAAGGCCCGCGAGGTGCGTGACACCTCGCTGAAGGTCCCGCACGGTGAGAGCGGCACCGTCATCGGTGTCAAGGTGTTCGACCGCGAGGACGGCGACGAGCTGCCCCCCGGCGTCAACCAGCTGGTGCGCGTGTACGTGGCGCAGAAGCGCAAGATCACCGACGGCGACAAGCTGGCCGGCCGTCACGGCAACAAGGGCGTCATCTCGAAGATCCTGCCGGTCGAGGACATGCCGTTCCTCGAAGACGGCACGCCGGTCGACATCGTGCTCAACCCCCTGGGTGTGCCGAGCCGGATGAACGTCGGCCAGGTGCTGGAGACCCACCTGGGCTGGGTGGCCTCCCGCGGCTGGGAGATCGAGGGCGAGCCCGAATGGGCCAAGCTGATCACCGAGGACCGTCGCCAGGCCCCGCCGAACACCCTGGTCGCCTCGCCGGTCTTCGACGGTGTGCGGGAGGAGGAGATCATCGGTCTCCTCGACTCCACCCGGAAGACCCGGGACGGCGTCCGGCTGATCGACGGTTCCGGCAAGGCCACGATCTTCGACGGCCGCACCGGCGAGAAGCTGCCGATGCCCGTCTCGGTCGGCTACATGTACATCCTGAAGCTGCACCACCTGGTGGACGACAAGATCCACGCCCGCTCCACCGGCCCGTACTCGATGATCACGCAGCAGCCGCTGGGTGGTAAGGCGCAGTTCGGTGGTCAGCGTTTCGGCGAGATGGAGGTGTGGGCTCTGGAGGCCTACGGCGCCTCCTACGCGCTCCAGGAACTGCTGACGATCAAGTCGGACGACGTGGTCGGCCGGGTCAAGGTGTACGAGGCGATCGTCAAGGGCGAGAACATCCCCGAGCCCGGCATCCCCGAGTCGTTCAAGGTGCTGATCAAGGAAATGCAGTCGCTCTGCCTCAACGTGGAGGTGCTGTCGAGCGACGGCACGTCCATCGAGATGCGGGACTCGGACGAAGACGTGTTCCGCGCAGCCGAGGAGCTCGGCATCGACCTGTCCCGGCGCGAGCCGAGCAGCGTCGAAGAAGTCTGA
- the fusA gene encoding elongation factor G yields the protein MAQDVLTDLNKVRNIGIMAHIDAGKTTTTERILFYTGINYKIGEVHDGAATMDWMEQEQERGITITSAATTCFWEGNQINLIDTPGHVDFTVEVERNLRVLDGAVAVFDGKEGVEPQSETVWRQADKYDVPRICFVNKMDKLGADFYFTVQTIIDRLGAKPLVVQLPIGAESDFTGVIDLIYMRALTWRGDTGKGEAYEIEEIPADLQEKAEEWRQKLLETVAESDEALLEKFFGGEELTPEEIKGAIRKLTIASEVNPVLCGSAFKNKGVQPMLDAVIDYLPTPLDVPDVEGHAPNDEETVITRAANNEAPFSALAFKIAAHPFFGKLTYIRVYSGKVASGAQVVNSTKGKKERIGKIFQMHSNKENPVDEAAAGHIYAVIGLKDTTTGETLSDPTNPIVLESMTFPEPVISVAIEPKTKGDQEKLGTAIQKLAEEDPTFQVRQDEETGQTIIAGMGELHLDILVDRMRREFKVEANVGKPQVAYRETIRKAVVKLDYTHKKQTGGSGQYAKVQVTIEPLDTSEGVFYEFENKVTGGRVPREYIPSVDAGIQDAMQFGILAGYPLVGIKAILLDGAAHDVDSSEMAFKIAGSMVLKEAARKASPVLLEPMMAVEVRTPMEYMGDVIGDLNSRRGQIQAMEDVSGAKVVKAAVPLSEMFGYVGDLRSKTQGRAVYTMQFDSYAEVPRNVAEEIIKKVRGE from the coding sequence GTGGCACAAGACGTGCTGACGGACCTCAACAAGGTCCGCAACATCGGCATCATGGCTCACATCGACGCCGGCAAGACCACCACCACTGAGCGGATCCTGTTCTACACCGGGATCAACTACAAGATCGGTGAGGTCCACGACGGCGCCGCCACGATGGACTGGATGGAGCAGGAGCAGGAGCGTGGCATCACCATCACCTCCGCTGCCACCACCTGCTTCTGGGAAGGCAACCAGATCAACCTGATCGACACCCCCGGGCACGTCGACTTCACCGTCGAGGTCGAGCGCAACCTGCGCGTCCTCGACGGCGCGGTCGCGGTGTTCGACGGCAAGGAGGGTGTCGAGCCGCAGTCCGAGACGGTCTGGCGGCAGGCTGACAAGTACGACGTCCCCCGTATCTGCTTCGTCAACAAGATGGACAAGCTGGGCGCGGACTTCTACTTCACGGTCCAGACGATCATCGACCGCCTCGGGGCCAAGCCGCTGGTCGTCCAGCTGCCGATCGGCGCCGAGTCGGACTTCACCGGTGTCATCGACCTGATCTACATGCGTGCACTCACCTGGCGTGGCGACACGGGCAAGGGCGAGGCGTACGAGATCGAGGAGATCCCGGCCGACCTTCAGGAGAAGGCCGAGGAGTGGCGCCAGAAGCTGCTCGAGACGGTCGCCGAGTCCGACGAGGCGCTGCTCGAGAAGTTCTTCGGTGGCGAGGAGCTCACGCCCGAGGAGATCAAGGGCGCGATCCGTAAGCTCACCATCGCGAGCGAGGTCAACCCGGTCCTGTGCGGCTCGGCGTTCAAGAACAAGGGCGTTCAGCCCATGCTCGACGCCGTGATCGACTACCTCCCGACCCCGCTGGACGTTCCCGACGTCGAGGGCCACGCGCCCAACGACGAAGAGACCGTCATCACGCGTGCGGCCAACAACGAGGCCCCGTTCTCCGCCCTGGCGTTCAAGATCGCGGCGCACCCGTTCTTCGGGAAGCTGACCTACATCCGGGTCTACTCCGGCAAGGTGGCCAGCGGCGCCCAGGTCGTGAACTCGACCAAGGGCAAGAAGGAGCGCATCGGGAAGATCTTCCAGATGCACTCCAACAAGGAGAACCCGGTCGACGAGGCGGCTGCCGGCCACATCTACGCCGTCATCGGTCTGAAGGACACCACGACCGGTGAGACCCTGTCGGACCCGACGAACCCCATCGTCCTCGAGTCGATGACGTTCCCGGAGCCGGTCATCTCGGTCGCCATCGAGCCGAAGACCAAGGGTGACCAGGAGAAGCTGGGCACCGCGATCCAGAAGCTCGCCGAGGAGGACCCGACTTTCCAGGTCCGCCAGGACGAGGAGACGGGTCAGACGATCATCGCCGGCATGGGCGAGCTCCACCTGGACATCCTGGTGGACCGCATGCGCCGCGAGTTCAAGGTCGAGGCCAACGTCGGCAAGCCGCAGGTGGCCTACCGCGAGACCATCCGCAAGGCCGTGGTCAAGCTCGACTACACCCACAAGAAGCAGACCGGTGGGTCGGGTCAGTACGCCAAGGTCCAGGTGACCATCGAGCCGCTGGACACGTCCGAGGGCGTGTTCTACGAGTTCGAGAACAAGGTCACCGGTGGTCGCGTCCCGCGCGAGTACATTCCGAGTGTGGACGCCGGTATCCAGGACGCCATGCAGTTCGGCATCCTGGCGGGCTACCCGCTGGTCGGGATCAAGGCGATCCTGCTCGACGGTGCGGCGCACGACGTCGACTCGTCCGAGATGGCGTTCAAGATCGCCGGCTCGATGGTGCTGAAGGAGGCTGCCCGCAAGGCCAGCCCCGTGCTCCTCGAGCCGATGATGGCCGTCGAGGTCCGCACGCCGATGGAGTACATGGGCGACGTCATCGGCGACCTGAACTCCCGCCGTGGCCAGATCCAGGCCATGGAGGACGTCAGCGGTGCCAAGGTCGTGAAGGCCGCGGTTCCGCTGTCGGAGATGTTCGGTTACGTGGGTGACCTGCGCAGCAAGACGCAGGGACGTGCCGTGTACACCATGCAGTTCGACTCCTACGCAGAGGTTCCCCGGAACGTTGCGGAAGAGATCATCAAGAAGGTTCGCGGCGAGTAA